In Labrus bergylta chromosome 5, fLabBer1.1, whole genome shotgun sequence, the genomic window TTCAAAGTAGGTGATGATGTCAAAAGTAGTGTTTTAGTCatgaccacactaaccgagaccaagacatgcccgagaccagaccaagacatttagggatcgagaatgattcaagaccataaatatctctgataAATCaacatcttgtgtgcagcaggggCGTGTCACTCTTAGACCGTCACAGGTTTGCAGTCATTACTGGGGGATTACTCGGGGGttaaaatcaaactacaaatgaattgaagatAATTGTTCTtgggcgttttccttctaatctcagtaATGACGTAAAAAAATAGTGAGGCAGTGCCAGCTGTGAGTCTGAATATTTTCACCTCATGAGGACTTTACCATCAGCAAACTGTCTTGAACCTTGAAGATAAGTACAAGGATAAAAGCCAAAGACAAGACAAACGATCCTTTAACCTACTTTTTATTGGTACCACAACCAGAGAAGTacaagcaaaaaagaaaaaaacacaacaaaattaTATTTCTGCTACAAAAATGAATTAGTTTTGTTCATTTATACTCCTAATCTAATTTTTTAAGCCAACACCACCCTTCTGCCTGCTCTCTCAAATGAACCTCTTTCTATTTTATTGATATTTCAGCAACATCTTGCAGCATTTTAATCTGTCTTTCTGCTTAAAAATAGATTTCTTCATTCAGAGAGTtctaagtaaaaaaataaaataactctgCATCCCTAAAACATCACCCCTCCCCATCAACACAATCACCACAACTACTAGAAAGCACTATACAAACTATACAATAAAAATAGATCATCATTAAACATTCACAGGTCCATTTAATCAAAGTATTACATCAGTTATTTCTTCAAGACTTCTTGAAGAAAATGTGTCCACAGCTATGAAATCTCACAGTTTATCTCCCCAGAGTCACaatcatgttaaaataaaaatcacaaaccCTGTTCACCacattgttttgtaaatgttacGCTCCCACATAAGGAACCACAAATGCCATGATAACTAAACACATatataacaacaaaaatcaTTCTAACTCAGCtgaactgcaaaaaaaagactCCATTATTGTTCTTTTTGGCACAGATATCCAGTAGAGATTTGTGCTGCAGTAGCTCACTATCCTTTCATTCAACATCTATAATATATAAACAGCGTGGAACAGTAAAAGCCTTTAACAACCTTTCCAATATAACCTATCACCCTCTAATTTTTTATGGATCAGTAGTTTATGTGACTTGAGGAACcaccacacacaacaaactgtaaaaataGAATCAGAATACTCCAACATATTTATGGAATAATACTTTAAATctaacattttattaaacagcCCTATATTCAGCCGAGCAATTAATATAGCAAgcaaaaaatctgtttaaagaCTGTTTACCAATTTTCTCTGGTTTTCATATTTTTCCCTTTAAATTTCCCACCTTCACGGATAACTTGACTGGAAAAATCATCAGCGGAACCTGATTTTCAGTGTAAATGTACGGGAACAGGGTGtatgtgaaggtgtgtgtgaaggtgtgtataagtgtgtcaGTATCAACATCGGAGAACTCCAGTTTGCCCTCATCAAAGTCCAGATGAACTCTGATCTTCTGAAGCTGCTTCTCCACTGGCAGATCTTTCTCTGAACCCACCGTGGAGAATGCTGTGTATTTACCGTCTGAGAACATGATTCTCCACAATACAGACAGAAGGCGTCCGCTCTTCTGGGGGTGCTCTCCCAAAACTCCCAGTTCCCAGTCCCTGTTGGCTCCAACCGCCACCTCCCAGCAgtgagtccctgagttaaagcCTTCAGAGCCCAGGACGGAGCAGGAGAACTTGGTCCTTTCAAGGTTCTTTGGAAGCTGTCCCCGCCCTCCATGTCTCACGCtggtcagatcttcagacaggacGAGTTCATGGTCGGCAGTGTTTGGATCCAGAATCACAGGAGTGTATGTGATGATctccttcatcttgttccagatgttgaaggTCAGGTTGCCCAGATGTTTGACCTCGTCTAGCAGAGCTCCTGAGACCAGCTCTGGGTcatccagcagggggcgctgttggATTCTTTTCAGTGCAGCCTTGTAGTTCTTCAGGAATGAGATGTCatcagctctcagctcgtcctctgtggttctgattgtgtttgaaagagctgctatctctctgTTCAGAGCCTCGatcttctccttcatcttctgactcttctgtttctcttcctccctcagagcagagatcctcacctcctcttcctttcGTAAAAAGTCgtgaagcttcttaaactgctctTTAATCCGCTTCTCAGTATTTTGTGTCTGGACCTTAATATGATCTGCTGTTTGATTACAGTTACCTTTAGCTTCTTTAAAGATCTCCAGTCTCTCCTGTAAAGGCTTCAGGACTTTTTGGAGCGCCTCTTTTTGATCTGCCGCAGCTTCATCAATTGGTCTGAATTTGTGGCTGTTGTGCATCTTGGAATCACGACAGACGACACAAACTGGCTGctgatggtccagacagaagagCTTGAGTTTCTCTGAATGCAGACTGCAGAGGGCCTCAGACTCTGCTGGCGCTTGCTGTGCTAAGAGGGCCTCACACAGGTTCTTCAACACCAAGTTCCGAGGCGGGTCACTCTTAGAGGATCTAATCTTACAGCACGGACACTCACGTGATCCTTTCATCCCCCACCATCTCTGCAGACAGTCCTTACAGAAGCTGTGGCTGCATGACAAAACAACAGGATCACTGAAGATCTCATGGCAGACTGGACAGGAGTAATCGTCCACTGATCTCGATGCCATTTTGTGTCCGAGtgaagatttaaaagaaaaaaaagaaacacagcaaGCAGACAAGAAAGTCAGTCAGACTAGAAAGTTCTGTCAAAGTTACTTTCACTTTCAGGTGTCGCTCCTTCAGTTAGTTTTGTGCGATCTGCAGCAGGTTGAAGTACGAGTGTTCGGTATGCCAGTAAATCCAGTGTTccctcctgcagctctctccTCTCAGTGGATGATGTTTTG contains:
- the LOC109981736 gene encoding nuclear factor 7, ovary, which translates into the protein MASRSVDDYSCPVCHEIFSDPVVLSCSHSFCKDCLQRWWGMKGSRECPCCKIRSSKSDPPRNLVLKNLCEALLAQQAPAESEALCSLHSEKLKLFCLDHQQPVCVVCRDSKMHNSHKFRPIDEAAADQKEALQKVLKPLQERLEIFKEAKGNCNQTADHIKVQTQNTEKRIKEQFKKLHDFLRKEEEVRISALREEEKQKSQKMKEKIEALNREIAALSNTIRTTEDELRADDISFLKNYKAALKRIQQRPLLDDPELVSGALLDEVKHLGNLTFNIWNKMKEIITYTPVILDPNTADHELVLSEDLTSVRHGGRGQLPKNLERTKFSCSVLGSEGFNSGTHCWEVAVGANRDWELGVLGEHPQKSGRLLSVLWRIMFSDGKYTAFSTVGSEKDLPVEKQLQKIRVHLDFDEGKLEFSDVDTDTLIHTFTHTFTYTLFPYIYTENQVPLMIFPVKLSVKVGNLKGKI